The Corynebacterium pseudopelargi genome contains a region encoding:
- a CDS encoding thiazole synthase, protein MTWELAGRTLTSRLLLGTGGMSSVDSMEKALIASGAEVATVAMRRHTPAKGDLYGMLRNAGVHILPNTAGCHTAREAVLTARLAAEALGCDWVKLEVIADDDTLLPDTNELLIACETLAAEGMHVLAYTSDDPVAARRLVSAGASAVMPAGAPIGTGMGILNPHNIQLITQLEVPVLVDAGIGTASEACRAIELGCDGVLLASAVTRAQNPTAMAHAMRLAIQAGEYAAGAGRIPVRDHAQASSPMKGRAWRDAVL, encoded by the coding sequence ATGACCTGGGAGCTTGCAGGACGCACGCTCACTTCCCGCCTGCTACTTGGCACCGGCGGCATGAGCAGCGTGGATTCCATGGAAAAGGCACTCATTGCCTCTGGTGCAGAAGTGGCCACGGTAGCCATGCGCCGGCACACCCCCGCCAAGGGCGATCTCTACGGCATGCTGCGCAATGCAGGGGTGCATATTTTGCCCAATACCGCCGGCTGCCATACCGCACGCGAGGCCGTGCTCACCGCCCGTTTAGCTGCCGAGGCTTTGGGCTGCGATTGGGTCAAACTTGAGGTAATCGCCGATGACGATACCCTCTTACCCGATACCAATGAGCTGCTCATTGCCTGCGAAACGCTCGCAGCAGAAGGCATGCACGTATTGGCCTATACCTCCGATGATCCGGTGGCAGCGCGCCGGCTAGTAAGCGCCGGTGCCAGTGCCGTGATGCCTGCGGGTGCTCCCATCGGCACCGGGATGGGCATTTTAAATCCGCACAATATCCAGTTGATCACACAGCTTGAGGTGCCGGTACTCGTTGATGCCGGCATTGGCACCGCCTCAGAAGCCTGCCGCGCAATTGAATTGGGTTGCGATGGCGTCTTACTCGCCAGTGCCGTCACGCGAGCCCAAAACCCCACGGCCATGGCCCACGCCATGCGCCTTGCTATCCAAGCAGGCGAATACGCCGCAGGAGCAGGAAGAATTCCCGTGCGCGATCACGCCCAAGCAAGTTCTCCCATGAAAGGAAGGGCCTGGCGCGATGCCGTCCTCTAA
- the thiS gene encoding sulfur carrier protein ThiS, with translation MKIQLNGNSHDVDANATLEQVVALITADTAGTAAAVNEEVVPKANWAQYSLHEGDAVEILTAVQGG, from the coding sequence ATGAAGATTCAACTCAACGGCAACAGCCACGATGTAGATGCAAACGCCACGCTAGAGCAGGTGGTTGCGCTCATTACTGCCGATACCGCGGGAACAGCGGCGGCGGTAAATGAGGAAGTAGTGCCCAAAGCAAATTGGGCTCAATATAGTTTGCATGAAGGCGATGCGGTAGAAATCCTCACCGCCGTCCAAGGAGGCTAA
- the thiO gene encoding glycine oxidase ThiO: protein MYTVIGAGLIGLATAALLQQRGHEVRVIDPDPASQASHFAAGMLAPTAEMQFEQDPLYPLMFASADEYPEFLALIGAEDALIASGTLVVAGDRADLGHLHDVFDLQQRYGAEAEKLTPSQARKLEPALSPGIAGAVAIPADHQINPRVLMARLLQQVQVERRKAQPGDLGPQTIVCAGLGAAELFDLPLRPVYGDILRLNMPRTKGAEPLLHRVVRGFVLDRPVYLVPRGDELVLGATSREDREPLPLAGGVLDLLRDAARVLPDIQLLSIKEVAAGARPGTPDDVPLFGRDPKTSSVISTGYFRHGILLAALAARLGADQLTGVEPSEQDQAFIQAMNPERFL from the coding sequence ATGTACACCGTTATTGGTGCTGGCCTCATCGGCCTAGCTACCGCTGCGCTCTTGCAGCAACGCGGCCATGAAGTCCGCGTGATTGACCCCGATCCTGCCTCGCAGGCCTCGCATTTTGCCGCGGGCATGCTAGCGCCCACGGCAGAAATGCAATTTGAGCAAGATCCCCTCTATCCGCTCATGTTCGCCTCGGCGGATGAGTACCCAGAATTCCTCGCCCTGATCGGCGCTGAGGATGCCCTGATTGCTTCTGGCACCTTGGTGGTTGCTGGCGATCGCGCCGATCTAGGGCACCTCCACGATGTATTCGATTTGCAGCAGCGCTATGGGGCCGAAGCCGAAAAGCTCACCCCGAGCCAGGCTCGCAAACTTGAACCAGCACTATCGCCTGGCATTGCCGGTGCAGTAGCAATTCCTGCGGACCATCAAATCAACCCTCGCGTGCTCATGGCCCGGCTCTTGCAGCAGGTGCAGGTGGAGCGAAGAAAAGCACAACCTGGTGACCTTGGGCCTCAGACCATCGTGTGCGCAGGTCTTGGTGCTGCTGAGCTATTCGATCTGCCGCTTCGCCCTGTGTATGGCGATATTTTGCGCCTGAATATGCCACGCACCAAAGGCGCGGAGCCGCTGTTACATAGGGTGGTGCGTGGCTTTGTGCTGGACCGGCCCGTGTACCTCGTACCGCGCGGCGATGAGTTGGTCCTAGGTGCCACCAGCCGCGAGGATAGAGAGCCGCTGCCGCTTGCAGGCGGCGTATTAGATCTACTACGCGATGCTGCGCGGGTATTGCCGGATATTCAACTGTTGAGCATCAAGGAGGTTGCGGCGGGAGCACGCCCCGGCACACCCGATGATGTGCCCTTATTTGGGCGTGATCCAAAGACCTCCTCGGTGATTTCTACGGGCTATTTCCGCCACGGCATCTTATTGGCGGCATTGGCTGCGCGCCTTGGTGCCGATCAGCTCACCGGCGTAGAACCGAGTGAACAAGACCAAGCATTTATCCAAGCGATGAACCCGGAGCGATTCCTATGA